The following are encoded together in the Natronincola ferrireducens genome:
- the surE gene encoding 5'/3'-nucleotidase SurE, with protein sequence MRILVTNDDGIFASGIYTLAKELQKIGEVIVVAPNTERSATGHAITIHHPLRVTKVKFFDTNIQAYSVEGTPADCVKLAVEALLKDGKPDIVVSGINNGPNLGTDVIYSGTVSAAVEAAIMDIPSIAISMGSTDIIQYNDAAEFACRMAEKMLEHRDLIETIVNINYPTCLKEEIKGSKVTTLGIRKYANTFIERQDPRGNSYFWTSGTVIDMEQSKESDILALQSNYISITPIHFDLTHFRTFEKMKKWNIEI encoded by the coding sequence ATGCGTATTTTAGTAACTAATGATGACGGAATATTTGCAAGTGGCATTTATACATTAGCTAAAGAACTGCAAAAAATTGGTGAAGTAATTGTAGTAGCACCAAATACAGAACGGAGCGCAACAGGACATGCTATTACAATCCATCACCCTTTAAGAGTAACTAAAGTTAAATTCTTTGATACAAACATACAGGCCTATTCAGTTGAAGGTACGCCTGCTGATTGTGTTAAATTAGCGGTAGAAGCATTGCTAAAGGATGGAAAGCCTGATATTGTTGTTTCAGGCATAAATAATGGTCCTAATCTAGGTACAGATGTGATTTATTCAGGGACTGTTTCAGCAGCTGTTGAAGCGGCAATTATGGATATTCCATCCATTGCCATATCCATGGGTAGTACAGATATTATTCAATACAATGATGCAGCAGAATTTGCATGCAGAATGGCAGAAAAAATGCTTGAACATAGGGATTTAATAGAGACTATTGTTAATATTAATTATCCTACCTGTTTAAAGGAAGAAATAAAAGGGTCTAAAGTGACCACCTTAGGAATTAGAAAATATGCAAATACCTTTATTGAAAGACAAGATCCTAGAGGAAATAGTTACTTTTGGACATCTGGAACCGTTATTGACATGGAACAAAGCAAAGAAAGTGATATTTTAGCATTACAAAGCAACTATATATCTATTACTCCTATACATTTTGATTTAACTCATTTTAGAACTTTTGAAAAAATGAAAAAATGGAATATAGAAATATAA
- a CDS encoding 2-oxoacid:ferredoxin oxidoreductase subunit beta: MHIGSQLIRDNFRMDRLPHIWCPGCGHGIIMKTVAQAIENCNLEKKKVCVISGIGCSSRAPGYMDFNTLHTTHGRALAFATGVKLANPELKVIVITGDGDCTAIGGNHLIHAARRNIDITTIVFNNNIYGMTGGQYSPTTPTNEFGTTAPFGNIDKAFDVCKLVDGAGATYVARGTAYHANQLTKLVENGIHNKGFSLIDAISICPTYYGRKNKKGSAVDMMKYLKDTAVDVKVGEKLPKEKMAGKFLIGEFKNTIEPEYTEEYLKIIEKFKTVK, from the coding sequence ATGCATATAGGTAGTCAATTAATTAGAGATAATTTTAGAATGGATCGATTGCCTCATATTTGGTGTCCAGGCTGTGGACATGGAATTATCATGAAAACGGTTGCCCAAGCTATTGAGAATTGCAATTTAGAAAAGAAAAAGGTTTGTGTTATTTCTGGTATAGGATGCTCATCAAGGGCTCCAGGATATATGGACTTTAATACACTGCATACAACTCATGGAAGAGCCTTAGCCTTTGCCACAGGAGTAAAGCTAGCTAATCCAGAATTAAAGGTAATTGTTATTACAGGAGATGGAGATTGTACAGCCATAGGAGGTAATCATCTTATCCATGCGGCAAGAAGAAACATAGATATTACAACAATTGTATTTAATAATAATATCTATGGAATGACTGGTGGACAGTACTCTCCAACAACTCCAACAAATGAGTTCGGAACAACTGCTCCATTTGGCAACATAGACAAGGCATTTGATGTATGTAAGCTAGTTGACGGTGCTGGAGCTACTTATGTTGCTAGGGGCACAGCCTATCATGCAAATCAGCTAACAAAATTAGTGGAAAATGGTATTCACAACAAAGGATTCTCTTTGATTGATGCCATTAGTATATGCCCTACTTATTATGGGAGAAAGAATAAAAAAGGATCTGCTGTTGATATGATGAAATACTTAAAAGATACTGCAGTTGATGTTAAAGTAGGTGAAAAACTACCCAAGGAGAAGATGGCTGGAAAGTTTTTAATCGGAGAGTTTAAAAATACAATTGAACCAGAATATACAGAAGAGTATTTGAAAATTATAGAAAAATTCAAAACTGTAAAATAG
- a CDS encoding histidine phosphatase family protein, whose translation MKKLYVVRHGETNWNLEGRTQGIKDSQLTDDGLLQAQLLAKRLIEEKIEVIYSSCLLRAKSTAEIISKILKLPYYCDKNLNEMNFGQWEGLTNEQILKLYPSELKTWRNYPHETCIPSGEKLISVQRRIVEFVENVLKNTKEKNILIISHSTIIKLLLLNVLNMDICNYYRLKQENCCINIIEFRNYGPVLLKYNETGHIQHNSR comes from the coding sequence ATGAAGAAGTTATATGTAGTTAGGCATGGAGAAACTAATTGGAACTTAGAAGGCAGAACCCAAGGGATTAAGGATTCTCAATTAACAGATGATGGCCTGCTTCAAGCACAGCTTTTAGCTAAAAGATTAATTGAAGAAAAAATAGAAGTAATTTATTCTAGCTGTCTGTTAAGGGCCAAATCTACAGCAGAAATTATCAGTAAAATATTAAAGCTTCCTTATTATTGCGATAAAAATTTAAATGAGATGAACTTTGGCCAATGGGAAGGATTAACAAACGAACAAATTCTAAAATTATATCCAAGTGAGTTGAAAACTTGGAGAAACTATCCTCATGAAACCTGCATACCCAGTGGAGAAAAGTTGATTTCTGTCCAAAGAAGAATAGTAGAATTTGTAGAAAATGTTTTAAAAAATACCAAAGAAAAAAATATATTAATCATTAGTCATAGCACTATAATTAAATTATTGTTATTGAATGTATTAAACATGGATATATGCAATTACTATAGATTAAAACAAGAAAATTGCTGTATAAATATAATTGAGTTTAGAAATTATGGCCCTGTTCTATTAAAGTATAATGAGACAGGTCATATACAACATAACAGTAGGTGA
- a CDS encoding 2-oxoacid:acceptor oxidoreductase family protein — protein MKSRQEIRLSGSGGQGLILGGIILAEAAILDKKNAVQSQSYGPEARGGASKSEVIISSEEIDYPKVEKADVLLALTQVAYDKYINTLKDNGILIIDTSIKHTSNTSYKVVQVPILSTASDKIGKLMVANIVAVGLIQQLTDVVTKDCLEAAVLNRVPKGTEKLNKQALIEGYNLASRSFLEVVG, from the coding sequence ATGAAGAGTCGACAGGAAATCAGACTCAGTGGTTCAGGAGGTCAAGGATTAATCTTAGGAGGAATTATTTTAGCAGAGGCGGCTATTTTAGATAAAAAAAATGCAGTTCAATCCCAGTCATATGGACCAGAAGCAAGGGGTGGGGCCAGTAAATCAGAAGTTATTATCAGTAGTGAAGAAATAGATTATCCCAAGGTCGAGAAAGCAGATGTATTACTTGCATTAACACAAGTAGCCTATGATAAGTATATAAATACTTTAAAGGATAATGGGATTTTAATCATTGACACTTCTATAAAGCATACTAGCAATACATCTTATAAAGTTGTTCAAGTTCCAATACTATCTACAGCATCTGATAAAATAGGAAAGTTGATGGTTGCTAATATTGTTGCAGTTGGATTAATTCAACAACTAACAGATGTTGTAACTAAAGATTGTTTAGAAGCTGCTGTTCTTAATAGAGTACCAAAAGGTACAGAAAAGTTAAATAAACAAGCATTGATAGAAGGATACAACCTAGCCAGTAGGTCGTTCTTGGAAGTAGTCGGGTAA
- a CDS encoding CheR family methyltransferase, with product MEGYDVFKEKIYRKIGINLSSYKERQMKRRIESLITRNSYHSYDEYFAALNTNEKLLEEFINYLTINVSEFYRNPQQWETLEKEVIPNLLTNKRNLKIWSAACSTGEEPYSLAMLLTKFLSLEEISILATDIDKEALSKANTGIYGKKSIENLPKDFIHKYFNKIAESYRISDDIKSRITFRKHNLLEDAYPTDCDLIICRNVMIYFTEETKNEMYHKFYNSLNNNGVLFVGSTEQIILPHRYKLTPIKTFFYKKML from the coding sequence ATGGAAGGTTATGATGTTTTTAAAGAAAAAATTTATAGAAAAATAGGAATAAACTTATCTAGCTATAAAGAGAGACAAATGAAAAGAAGAATAGAATCTTTAATTACCCGTAATAGTTATCATTCTTATGATGAATATTTTGCAGCTTTAAATACTAATGAAAAGTTATTAGAAGAATTTATTAATTATTTAACAATTAATGTTTCAGAATTTTATCGCAATCCTCAACAATGGGAAACATTAGAAAAAGAAGTTATCCCCAATCTACTAACCAATAAAAGAAATTTAAAGATATGGAGTGCTGCCTGTTCCACAGGTGAGGAACCCTACTCTTTAGCAATGCTTTTAACGAAATTTTTATCATTAGAGGAAATTAGCATATTAGCTACAGATATTGATAAAGAAGCACTAAGCAAAGCTAATACCGGAATTTATGGAAAAAAAAGCATTGAAAATCTTCCGAAAGATTTTATCCATAAATACTTTAATAAGATTGCAGAAAGCTATAGGATTTCAGACGATATTAAAAGTAGAATAACCTTTAGAAAGCATAACCTTTTAGAAGATGCATATCCAACCGATTGCGACTTAATCATATGTAGAAATGTTATGATCTACTTTACTGAAGAAACAAAAAATGAAATGTATCATAAATTTTATAATTCGTTAAATAATAATGGTGTACTATTTGTTGGCAGCACTGAACAAATTATATTACCCCATAGATACAAACTTACTCCTATTAAAACTTTTTTTTATAAAAAAATGCTATAA
- the cmk gene encoding (d)CMP kinase, whose product MKYLQIAIDGPAGAGKSTIAQKLAKRLNITYIDTGSMYRALTYKVIKENINIHNKEQIINITNNVDMTISQDNIFIDGEDVTRNIRSQEVTKSVSYIAQIPEVRECLVRLQQKFATNNSVVMDGRDIGTHVLPNAAIKIFLTASIDERAHRRYNELIQKGEAVVYEDIKESIKARDKLDTERQHAPLKKAKDAIILDTTGLDVDIVVEKIIYIISQKS is encoded by the coding sequence TTGAAATATCTACAAATAGCCATCGATGGCCCGGCTGGAGCGGGCAAAAGCACTATTGCTCAAAAACTGGCAAAAAGGTTAAACATTACTTATATAGATACTGGTTCCATGTACAGGGCTTTAACTTATAAGGTAATTAAAGAAAACATCAATATACATAACAAAGAACAAATTATTAATATCACTAACAATGTTGATATGACAATTTCCCAAGATAATATTTTTATCGATGGTGAGGATGTGACAAGAAACATCAGAAGCCAAGAAGTCACAAAAAGTGTTTCTTATATAGCGCAGATACCAGAAGTTAGAGAATGTCTAGTAAGGCTACAACAGAAATTTGCCACAAATAATAGTGTAGTTATGGATGGTAGGGATATTGGTACCCATGTATTACCAAATGCAGCTATCAAGATATTTTTAACTGCTTCTATTGATGAAAGAGCCCATAGAAGGTATAATGAACTGATACAAAAAGGTGAGGCTGTAGTCTATGAAGATATCAAAGAATCTATTAAAGCAAGGGATAAGCTTGATACAGAACGACAACATGCTCCTTTAAAAAAAGCAAAGGATGCTATTATTTTAGATACAACAGGTTTAGATGTAGATATAGTTGTAGAAAAAATTATTTATATCATAAGTCAAAAGTCATAG
- a CDS encoding M42 family metallopeptidase, whose product MELRELMQKLSEASGVSGYESEVAEVIKANFQDYTDNIKKDNLGNLICFKKGKKNNGNKIMLAAHMDEIGLMVKDIDEKGYVQFTNIGGIDQRTLLCQEVIIHGKEKIYGIIGAKPPHLSTDEERNKALKMEDLVIDIGLNKDETNKVIRIGDIITIKRRVTHLLNDWMAGKALDDRAGILALYICLKELDNINHDMDVYCVATVQEEVGTRGAITSTYGINPDVGIAIDVGFGKTPELNKFDTIEMMKGPAITMGPNIHPKIFEKLREVAKNNYIDYQVDVAPGRTGTDAWPMQVSREGVATGLLSIPLRYMHTSVETISLSDIEKTGKLLARFIASLNGIDMEELLCY is encoded by the coding sequence ATGGAATTGAGAGAGCTTATGCAAAAATTATCAGAAGCATCTGGGGTTTCTGGTTACGAAAGTGAAGTAGCTGAAGTAATCAAAGCTAATTTTCAAGACTACACAGATAACATTAAAAAAGATAATCTAGGAAACTTAATTTGTTTTAAAAAAGGGAAAAAAAATAATGGAAACAAAATCATGTTAGCAGCTCATATGGATGAAATTGGCTTGATGGTGAAGGATATTGATGAAAAAGGTTATGTTCAGTTTACCAATATTGGGGGAATTGATCAAAGAACCCTGCTTTGTCAAGAAGTCATCATACATGGAAAAGAAAAGATATATGGTATCATTGGGGCTAAGCCTCCCCATCTATCAACCGATGAAGAAAGAAATAAAGCTTTAAAAATGGAAGACTTGGTTATAGATATAGGACTAAATAAAGATGAAACAAACAAGGTGATAAGAATAGGAGATATTATAACCATCAAAAGAAGGGTAACTCACCTATTAAACGATTGGATGGCTGGAAAAGCTTTGGATGATAGAGCAGGAATTTTAGCACTGTATATATGCCTCAAGGAACTAGATAACATAAACCATGACATGGATGTATATTGTGTAGCTACGGTTCAGGAAGAGGTAGGAACTAGAGGTGCTATAACCTCTACCTATGGCATTAATCCAGATGTTGGAATTGCAATTGATGTGGGTTTTGGAAAAACTCCAGAACTAAATAAATTTGACACAATAGAAATGATGAAAGGACCTGCTATTACTATGGGTCCCAACATTCATCCTAAAATATTTGAAAAGCTAAGGGAAGTAGCAAAAAATAATTATATAGACTATCAAGTTGATGTAGCTCCAGGCAGAACAGGAACAGATGCATGGCCAATGCAAGTATCAAGAGAAGGAGTTGCTACTGGCCTGCTATCTATTCCTCTAAGATATATGCATACTTCTGTTGAAACTATTAGTTTGTCTGATATTGAAAAAACTGGAAAGCTATTGGCTAGATTTATTGCTTCATTAAATGGAATAGATATGGAGGAATTGCTATGTTATTAA
- a CDS encoding 2-oxoacid:acceptor oxidoreductase subunit alpha: MKNRKVKLMQGNEACVEGALAAGMKFYAGYPITPSTEIAEICSQRLPVIGGKFIQMEDEIAGMAATIGGSLAGLKSMTATSGPGFSLKQENIGYAALAEIPCVIVDVQRAGPSTGLPTAPSQGDVMQAKWGTHGDHPVIALSPTSVGETFDLTVKAFNLAEKYRTPVLLMLDEIVGHMREKIEIPNKDEIEVIDRLRPEANDTDYMAYRTTDDQLVPPMAAFGDGFKFHVTGLMHDEFGFPTNDAETSDKLLRRIMQKIDNNVDDIVLYEEEFLEEAELIILAYGGTFRSAKSAVKAARELGYRVGLFKALTLWPSPEKRIKELVKNVKKILVPEMNLGQYVLEVERIVAGKGEVYHLGKVNGEAITPDEILTKIREVL; encoded by the coding sequence ATGAAAAATAGAAAAGTAAAATTAATGCAAGGAAATGAAGCTTGTGTTGAAGGTGCGCTTGCAGCAGGAATGAAATTTTATGCAGGGTATCCTATTACTCCTTCAACAGAAATAGCAGAAATTTGTTCTCAACGACTTCCAGTAATAGGAGGTAAATTTATACAAATGGAAGATGAAATTGCAGGAATGGCTGCAACTATAGGTGGCTCCCTTGCAGGACTTAAATCCATGACGGCTACTAGTGGTCCAGGATTTTCCTTAAAACAAGAAAATATTGGTTATGCAGCTTTAGCGGAAATTCCATGTGTAATAGTAGATGTTCAAAGGGCAGGCCCTAGTACAGGATTACCAACTGCACCTTCTCAAGGAGATGTTATGCAGGCAAAGTGGGGGACCCATGGAGATCATCCTGTTATAGCTCTTTCTCCAACATCTGTAGGTGAAACCTTTGATTTGACCGTTAAAGCCTTTAATTTAGCAGAAAAATACAGGACACCTGTTTTGTTAATGTTAGATGAAATCGTGGGACATATGAGAGAAAAAATTGAAATTCCTAACAAAGACGAGATTGAAGTTATAGATAGATTAAGACCTGAAGCTAATGATACAGATTATATGGCCTATAGGACAACAGATGATCAGCTGGTACCGCCAATGGCTGCCTTTGGAGATGGATTCAAATTTCACGTAACAGGATTAATGCATGATGAATTTGGCTTTCCTACAAATGATGCAGAAACATCAGATAAACTATTAAGAAGAATAATGCAAAAAATTGATAATAATGTTGACGATATAGTACTATATGAAGAAGAATTTTTAGAGGAGGCTGAACTGATTATTTTAGCCTATGGTGGTACCTTTAGATCTGCTAAAAGTGCTGTTAAAGCTGCAAGAGAACTAGGGTATAGGGTTGGACTTTTTAAAGCTTTAACACTATGGCCATCTCCTGAAAAAAGAATAAAAGAACTTGTAAAAAATGTAAAGAAAATCCTAGTGCCAGAAATGAACTTAGGACAATATGTATTGGAAGTTGAAAGAATTGTTGCAGGTAAAGGGGAAGTATATCATTTAGGAAAAGTAAATGGAGAAGCAATTACTCCTGATGAAATCCTAACTAAAATTAGGGAGGTTCTTTAA
- a CDS encoding MurR/RpiR family transcriptional regulator, protein MIEDTKDLILEIQRNFPKLSKGQKLIAQYIVEHYDKAAFMTASKLAKIVGVSESTVVRFANALGFDGYPQLQKGLQDIIKIKLTTVQRVEMSRDYFGEEAILKKMFKSDIDNIRATQEAMDFKTFQEVVDKILKAETIYIIGLRSSTALAQYLGFYLNMIVNNVKIVGYGISDIFEQMLRVSDKDLVIGLSFPRYSNRTVEALKYAKEQNATIVAITDSFMSPIYGLSNYCLTAKNNMASFVDSLVAPLSLINALILAVGMREKEEITAYFNKLEDLWDKHNVYDNEK, encoded by the coding sequence ATGATCGAAGATACAAAGGATTTAATTCTAGAAATTCAAAGAAATTTTCCAAAGCTTAGCAAAGGCCAAAAACTTATTGCTCAATACATTGTAGAACACTATGATAAAGCTGCATTTATGACAGCCTCAAAATTAGCAAAAATAGTGGGAGTCAGTGAATCAACTGTAGTTAGGTTTGCAAATGCTCTAGGCTTTGATGGATATCCTCAATTACAAAAGGGCCTACAGGATATCATAAAAATAAAGCTTACTACTGTACAAAGAGTAGAAATGTCTAGAGATTATTTTGGTGAGGAAGCAATATTAAAAAAAATGTTTAAGTCGGATATTGATAATATTCGTGCTACTCAAGAAGCTATGGATTTTAAAACCTTTCAAGAGGTAGTAGACAAAATATTAAAAGCTGAAACAATTTATATTATAGGCTTGAGAAGTTCTACTGCCCTAGCCCAATATTTAGGCTTCTATTTAAATATGATTGTAAATAATGTAAAAATTGTAGGCTATGGCATAAGTGATATTTTTGAACAAATGCTTAGGGTCTCTGATAAAGATTTAGTTATAGGATTGAGTTTTCCTAGATATTCAAATAGAACTGTAGAAGCATTAAAATATGCAAAGGAACAAAATGCAACTATAGTAGCAATTACTGATAGTTTTATGTCACCTATATATGGCCTATCTAATTACTGTTTAACTGCTAAAAATAATATGGCTTCCTTTGTTGACTCATTGGTTGCACCTTTAAGTTTAATTAATGCCCTCATCTTAGCAGTTGGAATGCGTGAAAAAGAAGAAATAACTGCCTACTTCAACAAACTAGAAGATTTATGGGATAAACATAATGTATATGACAATGAGAAATAG
- a CDS encoding indolepyruvate ferredoxin oxidoreductase subunit alpha, whose amino-acid sequence MANQKNNKELKIVKAWCKGCGICVEFCPVKILGLIDEKIHINDIDKCIKCGFCELRCPDYAIYLEEDKNEK is encoded by the coding sequence GTGGCTAATCAAAAAAATAACAAAGAATTAAAAATAGTTAAAGCTTGGTGCAAAGGGTGTGGCATTTGTGTAGAATTTTGCCCAGTAAAGATTTTAGGGTTAATAGATGAAAAGATTCATATAAATGATATAGATAAATGCATAAAATGTGGTTTTTGTGAACTCAGATGTCCAGATTATGCTATTTATTTGGAGGAGGATAAAAATGAAAAATAG
- a CDS encoding 4-hydroxy-3-methylbut-2-enyl diphosphate reductase — protein sequence MKVILADYSGFCFGVEKAINTTFGELEKKQKDQNIYSLGPLIHNNQVVKNLEEKGIEVIENIEDLSEGSIIIRSHGVSEKIYEELENKGLNIIDATCPFVRRIQNIVKNYYGKGYTIAIIGNSCHPEVIGINGWCNNQAIIINKEEDIHKVPSVDKLCIVVQTTMAVEQYNTISEKLENYAKEVVKFNTICLATKERQNAAKHLATKVDAMVVIGGQHSSNTQKLVSICKKIKPNDTFHVETIKDLPINTFKKYETIGVTAGASTPRWIISEAIETIRNI from the coding sequence ATGAAGGTAATTTTAGCTGACTATTCAGGATTTTGCTTTGGAGTAGAAAAAGCAATCAATACTACTTTTGGAGAATTAGAAAAAAAACAAAAGGATCAAAATATCTACTCGTTAGGGCCTTTAATACATAACAACCAAGTAGTAAAAAATTTGGAAGAAAAAGGGATAGAGGTTATAGAAAATATTGAAGATTTGTCAGAAGGATCTATCATAATAAGATCCCATGGTGTTTCAGAAAAAATTTATGAAGAACTTGAAAATAAAGGTTTAAATATCATTGACGCAACATGTCCTTTTGTAAGAAGAATACAAAATATTGTAAAAAACTATTATGGTAAAGGATACACAATTGCTATTATAGGAAATTCTTGTCATCCTGAAGTAATAGGGATTAATGGATGGTGTAATAATCAAGCTATCATTATTAATAAAGAAGAAGATATTCATAAAGTACCATCAGTAGATAAATTATGTATTGTAGTTCAAACAACAATGGCAGTAGAGCAATATAATACAATTAGTGAAAAGTTAGAAAATTATGCAAAAGAAGTTGTGAAATTTAACACGATTTGTTTAGCTACAAAAGAGAGACAGAATGCAGCGAAACACTTAGCTACAAAGGTAGATGCTATGGTTGTTATTGGTGGACAACATAGTTCAAATACACAAAAGTTAGTATCAATTTGCAAAAAAATAAAACCCAATGATACATTTCATGTAGAAACTATCAAAGATTTACCTATAAACACTTTTAAAAAATATGAAACGATAGGAGTTACTGCAGGAGCATCTACACCAAGATGGATTATAAGTGAAGCTATTGAAACAATAAGAAATATATAA
- the rpsA gene encoding 30S ribosomal protein S1, which yields MHNEMENLMAEIEKSMVKLHRGDIVNGKVINVTQNEIVVNLGYKSDGIIPKEEISNDTSISPKDITKVGDEIKVYILKVDDGEGNVLLSKKRVDSEKGWQDLEKIKDAQSLVETKVIEAVRGGVVALARGIRCFIPASQLSNRYVEDLSEFVGKNFNTRIIEFDRKKAKVVLSRKIVLKEELKEKKNEVFSKLTKGEKIQGEVKQITDFGVFVDIGGIDGLVHISELSWGRVKHPSEILKSGDKVEVEILDFDKETEKISLSLKSTQKQPWEQIEEKYKAGDIVEGKVVKLVDFGAFVELEAGLDGLVHISQISDKHIAKPAEVLNVNDSVKVKILDINKEEKRISLSITAVEKKDEEEVTSEYISDDAPVTIGDIINTSDNIGEENRES from the coding sequence ATGCATAATGAAATGGAAAATTTGATGGCAGAAATAGAAAAATCTATGGTCAAACTACATAGAGGAGATATAGTAAATGGTAAAGTCATTAATGTTACACAAAACGAGATAGTTGTTAATTTAGGATATAAATCTGATGGAATAATACCAAAGGAAGAAATTTCAAATGACACGTCTATTTCACCTAAAGATATAACAAAGGTGGGAGATGAAATTAAGGTATATATTCTAAAAGTTGATGATGGAGAAGGAAATGTTTTATTATCAAAGAAAAGAGTAGATAGTGAAAAAGGATGGCAGGATTTAGAAAAAATAAAGGATGCTCAATCTCTTGTAGAGACAAAAGTCATAGAAGCTGTTCGTGGGGGAGTAGTAGCATTAGCTCGAGGAATCCGTTGTTTTATACCTGCAAGTCAACTTTCCAATAGATATGTAGAAGACCTAAGTGAATTTGTAGGTAAAAACTTTAATACAAGAATCATAGAATTTGATCGTAAAAAGGCTAAAGTAGTATTATCTAGAAAGATAGTATTAAAAGAAGAGTTAAAAGAAAAGAAAAATGAAGTGTTTAGCAAACTTACAAAGGGTGAAAAAATCCAAGGGGAAGTAAAACAAATTACAGATTTTGGTGTTTTTGTTGATATAGGTGGGATTGATGGACTTGTACATATATCTGAATTATCTTGGGGTAGAGTAAAGCATCCATCAGAAATATTAAAGTCTGGAGATAAAGTAGAGGTAGAGATATTAGACTTTGATAAAGAAACAGAAAAAATTTCTCTTAGTCTTAAAAGCACTCAAAAACAACCTTGGGAACAAATTGAAGAAAAATACAAAGCTGGAGATATTGTTGAAGGAAAAGTAGTTAAATTAGTAGATTTTGGAGCATTTGTTGAGTTAGAAGCAGGATTGGATGGATTAGTTCATATTTCTCAAATTAGTGATAAGCATATTGCTAAACCAGCAGAAGTTTTAAATGTTAATGATAGTGTAAAGGTGAAAATATTAGATATTAATAAAGAAGAAAAACGTATTAGCTTAAGTATTACAGCTGTTGAAAAAAAGGATGAGGAAGAAGTAACATCTGAATATATCAGCGATGATGCACCTGTAACTATTGGAGATATCATCAATACATCTGACAATATTGGAGAAGAAAATAGAGAGTCTTAG